The genomic window GCTCGTCACAATACGGACCCCCAAAAGGGGCGCAAAAGGGAAGCGCGGCCAAGGGCTGGCTGATGTCCCGCCTTTCATTTTCGGTGGAGTTTTAACAATTATTGGGAGAGGTGGTtgggttttgtaaaaaaaaaaaaaaaaagtgtccagtTATAAGGCTATAGAATGTTCTCCCCAGGGTGGAACATAATAGGCTTGAAAAAAGCAGTAAAACGTGTTAGAatattagagtgtgtgtgtgcatgtagagTGTGcatgtagagtgtgtgtgtagagtgtgtgtgtgtgtgtatacacgtGAGTGTGGGTATGAGTATCTCCTGTTACATCTACTAACATCGGCAAAGTGCAACTAAGAATGACAGACACACACATCGCTAGCCTCCAGAACTGACCTGGCAGGTGCCAGGGGTGGGCCGGAAATACCCAagcagggagggcaggagagctgTTAAGGTGGAAGGAGCAAGGGACTTGAGAGTGCTGGGACTTGGGAGGGGCTGGCAGAGGACTAAGTTCTCAGGTTAGGGTCCCAGTGaccttgggagggggaggggaggagggggacaaGGCAGGTGGAGGGgataggggagggagaggggcaggTGCTTGCCGGTGTGCGGATGAGCTCCCTTACCTGTGTGTTTTTCATCAGGTCCGCCCACATACTGGTGCCGTCCCCGCCTCTCATCAGCACATGGTAGGTGAAGAAGTACATCCCGGGCAGCGGGCAGGTGAATTTGCCGGTGGACGGCTCGTAGGAATTCCCCACGTTGGTAACCACATCGTCGAACTTGAGCACCTCGTAGCCCTCGTGCGGTTTCCGGAGCCCCGCATAGAAGGCAATCTTGGGGCTGTAGTAGGACGGGACGTAGCCCCCCGGACCGGGCCCCGGCGGCCCGGGAAGACCCGGCCGGCCTGGCTCCCCGGGGGGGCCCCTGGGTCCGGGGGCGCCGGGTGGCCCCGGGGGCCCTCGGATCCCCGACTTGCCTCGCTTGCCTTGGTCGCCCTTGCCCCCTTGCAGGTACGGGGGCGACGAGATGACCGTGAGCTCCTGGCTGGACTCGGCCGAAGCCGCCCCGTGGGTCTGGGAGGTGTAAGGGTCACAGACCATCCTGCAGCTGCCCAGCATCTCGTAGTGGCTGCTGCTCTTGTAGCTGTGCACCAGCAGCGGGATGGCtatcagcagcaccagcaccatgGCCACCCCGATGGCCGCCCCGATCACCCGCTTCTTGTGGGTCAGCCTGGACGCTGCCAGGGCTAGGAAGTCGTCTTCGCctttggaggaaatggtgaaagcTTTCCGAGAACTCGCTGCCAGGGAAGAGCAAAAGGGGCCagagcagcccccccccctcccccctcctggaaggcaggagcaggcagagcAAGCCTGGGCTGCCTTCGGAACTTCTTTCTTTGGGAAACTTAAGAAAGCCAAGGATCCGCTCCCAAGTCCCTTCTGTAGTCTCTTGGccttattttcactttttttttttttttaaattcttggagacgctgctgccgccgccgctcctgcctctttttttttttttgtatcttctggagtttcttttcttttctttttttttatttcagctggCAGACGCGGAGGAGCTTCGGGCTCCAGCTTCCCATGCCAGCTCGGAAGAGCGCCCCCAGCTCTGCCCGTGCGGAGACGGAGGGGAGGTCTGAGCAGGCGAGGCTGCGAGAAGTTGGCTTTAAGGGAAGGAGCGACCTCTGGCGCCCGGTGAGGGAGGCAGAGCCCAGGCTGGCAGGCTCCCGCCGGCCAGCTCGCTTTCACCGCCGGCGAGGGGGCAGCCTGGCACGGCCCGGGCACCCGGGGAGGGAGCGGGCGGCAGCCCACGTGCAGGGGCTCTGCCCCGCGTCCGCCTCCcgcgcccggggggggggggggctgcagcgCTGGCCAGATTGCCcggcagtggggggaggggggttcatgTTTAAGGATGTGTTTTATATGCTGGGTTTGTATCATCCCAGCGCAATTAAGTACTTTACCTTTgtgactttctctctctctctctctctctgcagagaTTGATTAATAGCTGACAAATCCAACTGGAATCACCCAGGGGTGCTGGAAAAGATCACAGGCTCCATCTCGTTCCGGCACAATCGCTAATTAATCAATTCAATGTCCGGTGTCCAAAGAGAAGTGCTGGAGACTCCATCCTTATTTTGCAAGTTCTAATAATTGTCGATCTGCATATGGCCACCTGTGTGAATCTAATcttatatatatgtacacatgcATATGCCTGCAGACGGGCttctgattttacatttttaaccGATAAACAGCAAACACCCCAATGGAAAAAAAtagttgtttttattatatatatatatatatatatatatatatatatatatatacacacacacacacacacagaagaaacCACTTGCCCTGGTATTCCCTTACCCTGGTTCTCCCtactgtttttgtgccttttccacaaATGTACGTATgcataaatgtatgtatttaattcATCTGGAAAAGGTACCTGCACCATGAAAACACTGATTTTTGTAGTCTCTAAAAACccttaattagctggaaaataaacacctaggAACAGAAGCCTGTATATTCTCCCCcctagagagagagacagacagacagacagagagagagagagaatatatctATGTAGACTACttccccatatatatatatatatatatatatatatatatatatatatatatatatataatatggggggggggaggggagtagtCTATTCTGTAATGATAAACCAGAAACACTGAGATGCTCTCTCATGTGGGTTTATCCTACTCATGATTCCAGGTCAGTGTTAGCAGTTTTGATCTTTGGAAAGGAAGAGGGGGGTggccaaattatttatttattttagttgatAGACCACAAAGTCACCTAATTGCCATCAATGCAGTTCACATCAGAAATACATATGACCTCTTCTTCCCAATTTAAAGTCAATAGCAGCAATGTAATTTCAAACGTAATTCCAGCAGATCAGGGGTCAGCCCATTGTTTATCTTTTGTCCACAAGAAGTTCCCTTGTaaattcccctcccctctcaccctctccgCCATTGCTCCCCTGGGGACTTCCTCTTGTCTTGATAGCTCCAGGTGTAATGTATTTAAATTGTTTCTACATTTGTAGAGCAGCCAGATGCCTTGGAAAGGGCAATAATCAATCAGGGTTGTATATCTGGCAGATTTATAGCTGCTTTATGCGCCGGATCAATGTAAttccacaaaaaagaaacaatgttTTTGCAACAAATCCTTGTAGCAATgccagccctctttcccccctTTACCTTTGCTTTCTTCCCTGACTCCTGCTCCTAGGATTCCCTGGCTCTCAGTCCTGGGCAATCAAAAGAGCAGTGTGACTATCACAAGCCACCCCCCCAGCTCCTGTGTGTCAGGGTACCACAGAGGCACGGATAGATTTGGGCACTTACAGGAAAGCCAGGGACAGGCATGGGAGGGCACTGGGGCAGAGATAATGCTGGGTATTCAGGCCAAGGCCTGACCTTTGTTTGcatccttgctctctctctcccccccccccccccccagctcatggCAGGTGAAACCGCacaagggatggggagaggggaaagccGAGAGAGAACAGGTTTAAAAATTCATGCTGGTGGTGCCCTGCAGGTCTCTGGACGCGTCCTCAAACAGTTCGCCTTCCCCTCACTGCTTTCAAAGGCCAGGCCGGAGGGCTGAAGCTGTCCTCGGGCTGCCAGCTGACTCAAAGTGAGAGATGTCCCCTGAATTTCATTCTGTCTGTGTCAGGGGAGAGAGGATTATTTAAAATATTAGACTCAATCTCGGGGCTGCTGTCTgagaggtgggagaggagagagggacgGGGGAAAAGGCAGGAGAAGAAGTGAGGAGCAGAGGGATGAGGGAAGGACGAGACACTTAAGCTCCTCATGCTGAGTCTGATGCCATGCGCCTCTATttcttgttctgttttatttgtttaaaaaaaaaaaaaaaaagacctgctcCTATGAAGAGTAGGAGGGAGAGCTGTGGCTTGTCCTTCCTGTCTTCTTGACCCACATTGAGGATTTACTTTTCGACAGACCTATTTACCATCTTAATATGCCGCACCCCGCCTTGGGTGAACTTCTTATTGAAAAAGGCGCGAAAATAAATTTAAGTGTTAGATAAATAAATGACTTCCATGCTCCTCATCCTTTCCCCCTCGCCTCCTCTCTCATATTAATCAGCAGCACTCAGGTGCACACAGCATCGACgatcctcctccttcccacaatcatcccttctcctcctcctcccctctcactttGCAGAGAGCAGCCCCAGGAGCACAGAGCAGCCTGTGATCCTCAGGTCCACCTTGGGTCAGGGGGCTCTGATGATTTGGGAAGTGTGCACAGGATCTAAAATATGGAAAGTGAATCCTCAGTAAATGCTTCACTTGAAAGCAGGAAAGGGccgggttgttttgttttttttttgccagcagcCTGCAGACAGTGTCAGGAGGCTAGGAGAGGATGCAGAGGAAGGTAAGAAATACTCATTTCGCCCTGCTACAGGTGGACCAATGAGTGCCGCCAGGAGACCAAGGGATATGAACATTTCTTTttgctggtttttgttttcaAGGGCCTGGCATGTTTTCCTTTGATGTTTAGTGAAGTCAGATGCATTTTAATTCCGTCTTATATTATTAACCCTTTATGTACTGGGACTGGATATTGCTTTAGCCACCTTGGGCCTGATTCTGTGTAAGCTCCTGTGGGAGATACCACCAGGGCTCCCAAAACAGGGACCAAGGTAGAGGCCGGAGAAAGGTTAGAGAACAGGGGCAGGAGGGATTTGCCAGATTTGACTCAAAGCCTTCCGTCGTTGGCCTTCCCGAGGAAAGGCTGGTCCCGGAGGGTAGGCTGTAGGGCAGTGGGGGAATGAATGAGAGGTGGGGGAACTGGaactggctggggggggcccCATAATGTCTCACCTGCAAATaggtaataaagctgcagccttgttATACCAATGACCCAAGTGTGGTGTGGGGCTTTTGGTGGTGGGCTGTCGTAATGAGGGGGTGGAGTGAAAAGAGGGAGCCCACCGCTGCCCCAAGTTCATCGCTAGACCAGGCTGTAGGAGGGACCCAATCCTCACCCATCCCAAGGGTctcgggggggggagagagattgagCTGCCAGACTGCAACACAAGCAGAGCTCTCCGGCAAAGGCAGAAAAATCTTTCCCATCGTTTGCAACctcaggcccccctcccccccttggcaGCCAGCAGAAGGGTGGGGGCGAGGTTGTAATTTTGAGTTTAAGTATTaaaatttgggggggtggggatgtCAATGGACCCGAACCCCGAATCCTTTGACTACTCAGTGATGCCTGCGAGCAGCGTTATCGTCTCATCCCCCTCTGGGTCTCCTGTAAATAAACAAACTCTCTTGTAAAACACCATCTGAGAACCAATCAGACTGATCTAAGAATTCTAAGGACTATGTGTTATAAATCAGTTGTGGTGTATCCCCCTTCCCTGTGCTGTAAATCAAATTTGTGTATCAAACCCCCTTGGCACTACAAATCAGTCACACGGTATCACCCATCCTCTGCCATAAATCAGCTGCAGAGTATCCATCTCCCTCTGCTATAAATCAGGTGCAGTGTGTATCGTCCAACCTGTGCTATAAACCAGCCACAGTGTATGGCCTCTCTGTCCTTCCAATTAGCCGTACtgcctaccccccctcccccccctcccggtgCTGTGCAGCAGCCCGAGTGCATCCAGCCCCTTCTATTACAAAACCGCTCACAGAGCATCCACCCTTTCCAGTGCCAGCAACCAGTCACGAACAGGTCAAAAGGGTGGTGCGGTCAGGTAATGACCGAGTTAGCCGAGTAGATCTGCAAGGGTGAAACCTGTATCCCACAGAGCGTCTAAaaacacaatgggccagattttcaaaagcatttactcgagcaaaactggtttttgctcgagtaaatacactttactcacgtaagtgggcttttcaaaattgctacaatatatgccattgaatcgtccataggatttattcacataagtgcactttacgtgagtaaatggcttttgaaaattgctacaatagtagttacatttatgcatgtaactcctttgaaaattacccccaatgtgTGCACTTTGAGAAAGccccctacttttttttttatctggatgATAAAGAGaccttcctggtggcaggtggaggtcagggtGCTAAACTACAGGTCTAAAATaaaactgtattttcaaatgaatgcccGCTTCCCCTGCCCCACGACCCAATAGCAGAGGCAAACTAAGTGCAACTACTTTGGTACCCACATGTCaagtgcatttttttaaactgatacTACCCGGGTAGTTTCTCTCTGAAAATGCGGGTTCAAAAGTAGCCACATCCCCCCACACCTAACTGGTCTACCCACAATTGCTCCCCCGTGTACTATTTCCTCCTCCCTATGCTACAGATACATGACGGTGCAACCTTTGCTTGTGCAACAAATCATTGCTAGTGCATCACCCTCCCAGTGCTATAAATCAGCCGCAGTGCATTCCCCTCCTCTGCTATAAATCAGTTACAGCGTATCCCTTCCCTGTTGTACCTCGCCTTgtgacaccagtttttaaaagggctccagggacgatttgggaaactataggccaCTGAGCCTGACattagtgccaggcaaaatggttgaaaatattcttaaaaacaaaattactgatcacATAGTTAGACAAGGTTTAATGTGGGAaaggcaacatggtttttgcacaagggaagtcttgtcttaccaatctattaatttttgttttgaaggtgtaaataaacatgtggacaaaggtgagccagttgacataatgtatttggattttcagacggcatttcacaaagtccctcatgagaggctcctcgGGACATTGGCAGGTCGTGGGAtcggaggcaatgtcctattgtggattggtaactggctaaaagacaagaaagagAGGGTagtactaaatggtcagttttccaaacggagaaagatcattagtggagttccccaggagtctgtactgggacctgtgctatttagcatattcataaatgatctggagaaaggaacaacaaGCAAGGTGAtggaatttgcagatgatataaaattgttttgaga from Rhinatrema bivittatum chromosome 3, aRhiBiv1.1, whole genome shotgun sequence includes these protein-coding regions:
- the C1QL4 gene encoding complement C1q-like protein 4 gives rise to the protein MVLVLLIAIPLLVHSYKSSSHYEMLGSCRMVCDPYTSQTHGAASAESSQELTVISSPPYLQGGKGDQGKRGKSGIRGPPGPPGAPGPRGPPGEPGRPGLPGPPGPGPGGYVPSYYSPKIAFYAGLRKPHEGYEVLKFDDVVTNVGNSYEPSTGKFTCPLPGMYFFTYHVLMRGGDGTSMWADLMKNTQVRASAIAQDADQNYDYASNSVILHLEVGDEIYVKLDGGKVHGGNTNKYSTFSGFIIYPD